The stretch of DNA CCAATCGAATTATGGAATTCTCCACCATTCGAGCCTGTTGTGAATAATGGCAAAATCTATGCTCGTGGCAGCTCCGACGATAAAGGGCAAGTTTTCGCACACATCAAAGCAGTCGAAGCTTACCAAAAAACTAACGCAAAATTACCTGTCAATGTCAAATTTATGATTGAAGGCGAAGAAGAGTGTGGCAGCAATAATCTCGACGTTTTTATCCGCAAGCATAAGGAAATGCTCAAATGCGATACTGTAATGGTATCCGATACCGAGTGGTTCGCAGAGGGCTTGCCTTCGATTTGCTATTCATTGCGTGGGCTGTCTTACATCGAAATTACCGTGACCGGACCCAATCGCGACTTGCATTCAGGAACTTATGGCGGAGCTGTTGATAATCCGTTAAACGTGCTATGCGACATTATTTCATCTCTTAAAGATAAGTACGGTCGTATCACAATTCCGGGCTTTTACGATGACGTCAAGCCTCTCACAAGCGAAGAGAGAGAGGGCTTTGCAAAGTTACCGTTCAATTACGAGGAATACACTGAAGAATTGGGAGTAGCAGAAGGAAACGGCGAATTTGGCTTCACAACTTTAGAACGTACTTGGGCTCGCCCAACTTTAGACCTTAACGGAATTTATGGTGGTTATACAGGCGAAGGTGCCAAAACAATTCTGCCTTCAAAAGCATCCGCAAAAATTTCGATGCGACTTGTGCCATATCAAAATCATGAAGATATAACTGCAAAAATCACCAATCATTTGAAGGCAATCACGCCTCCGACAGTGAAATTGGACATTACTCCGCTTCATGGTGGCAATCCTGTGATGATTGAACTCGAAAGCGAAGGTCTGAATGCCGCAAAGCGCGCTATGAACAGAGCTTTCGGCAAAGACCCAATCATGATGCGCGAAGGGGGTTCGATTCCAATTGTCGAAATGTTCGGCTCGGAACTTAACGCACCTACAATATTAATGGGCATCGGTTTGCCTTCGGACAATATTCATTCGCCGAACGAGAGTTTTTCAATTGATAATTTCTTTGGTGGAATTAAAGCAAGTGCAATTTTCTTAGAAGAATTCGCTAAATGAGAAATAAATTAATATATATATTTATAATTATATTAATTATTTCTGCTTGTGAGCCGAAAAAAGACCCGAAAATAATTGTTTCGGAAAAGAAATTCGGTTTTGCTGAAAGTGGGCATTATTTCGCCGATGTTACATTAAAAAATGTCGGCGAAATTCCTGCTTATTTTGTAATTTTAATAGCGACCGCTTATACTGACGGGAATGAAATGCAGCGAGTAGAGCGTGGCTATGGCGATATTTTTCCCAATGGAGAGAAGAATTTTCGCCTTATTTTCGACAAATTTCGCTTGAATCCACCCGATACTGTCAATTTGGAAATTACATTTTCGCATTCTATTTCAAATTCTGTAGCTCCGGTGAATCATGATTGGTAAAATATTTAGAATTATAATATATTATAGTCTGCTATTTATTATTTTTTCAGTCGCTTTAGTAGTAGTTTATAAATATGTAAACCCGCCACTGACGCCACTGATTATAATTCGTTCTGTAGAATCCATCGCAGACGGTAAATTGCAATTTATCGAACGCGAATGGGTTGACTACGACGAAGTTTCTCCAAATTTAATCAGAGCAATAATAGCAGCAGAAGACGCAAGATTTATGACTCATTACGGCATTGATTGGAAAGCTGTAAAAGAGGCGCAAAACTATAATAAACGACAAAAAGGCAAAAAAAAGCGAGGAGCAAGCACAGTCACTATGCAAACTGCAAAAAATACATTCCTGAATCATTCACGAAATTATGTCAGAAAAGCTTTTGAAGCATATTTTACATATTTAATCGAGGCAATTTGGGATAAAAAAAGAATTATAGAAATTTACGTAAATGTTGTCGAATGGGGCGACGGGGTTTATGGTGCAGAAGCTGCATCTAAAAAGTTTTTCGGTAAATCGGCAATTAATTTAAGTCGTCGTGAAGCAGCTTTGTTGGCATCTGTTTTGCCAAATCCAAATAGATGGTCGCCTGCTAAGCCTACAAATTATATTAATAAAAGAGTAAATATGATTTCCGGTCGTATGAATTCTGTACAAATACCGAGTTAAATAATGATGAAAGAAAGCAAAACTCCTTTAGGAAGACAATATAACCAAATTAAGCAGAAATATCCCAATACTATATTATTATTTAGACTTGGAGATTTTTATGAAACTTTTGGCGATGATGCTGTAATTACAGCGGCGGTTTGCGGAATTACTCTCACTAAGCGAAATAACGGTGCAGGTGCAGATACGCCTTTAGCAGGTTTTCCGTATCACCAACTCGATGCATATTTGCCGAAAATCGTTAAAGCCGGGCATCGTGTAGCCGTTTGCGAGCAACTCGAAGACCCGAAAAAAGCCAAAGGTATCGTCAAACGCGGCGTTGTCGAAGTTGTAACACCCGGAGTTGCTCTATATGATAAATTATTGGAAACGAAAAGTAATAATTATATTATATCATTATATGCTAAAGACTTAAAGTCATATATTAAACAAATAGGAATTGCAATTACCGATATTTCTACAGGCGAATTTTCCGTAACAGAAATTGAGTCCACTAAATTAAATGATGTTTTAGTTAGTCTCAATCCGGCTGAAATTCTCGTGAGCAAAGAGCAGAAAGATTATTTTACCTCAGAATTATCGGCAATGAATTTCACACCGGTTATGACGAAAATTGAGCATTGGATTTTCGAATATAATTTTACTCTCGATATTTTACTCCGACATTTCAAAATTAGTTCGCTAAAAGGCTTCGGAATTGATGAATTAAATTATGGAATATCGGCTGCAGGTGCATTATTAAATTATGTCAGCGAAACTCAAAATAGTGTTATCGGTCATATCAGCACCATAAATCGCTACAATGTCGAAAAATATATGCAGTTGGATAAATCCACACGGCGAAATTTAGAAATATTATTTTCCCAAACTGATAATAGTTCCTCGTCACTGGTTTCTGTAATTGATAAAACAATTACTCCGCAAGGCAGCCGTATGATTCGGAAGTGGCTAAGTATGCCTTTGGTATATAGCAAGGATATTCTAAAACGACAAAATTCGGTCACTTATTTTTACGATAATGATAATATTCGGAAAGATTTGCAAAAATTGATGCAAGAAATCGGCGATATTGAGAGGCTTATTACCAAAATATGCACTGCAAGAGCTAATCCCCGTGATGTGGTGGCTCTTAAAAATAGTCTTGCAAAAATTCCGATGATTAGCGAAATGCTAAAAAGCAGTTCAAATGCCGAAATAATTAATTTAATTAATAATTTCCTGAATACTGATGACGTTGTCGAACTAATCCAAAATTCATTCATAGATGACCCTACGGCTCAATTAGGTACGGGCAGAGTCTTCCGCGATGGATATGACGAAGAATTAGATTCCTATCTTACAGCTAAATATTCTGCTAAAAAATGGCTCGATGATTATCAAGAAAAAGAAAAACGTCGCACTGAAATTCCATCGCTCAAAGTTGGCTTTACAAGCGTATTTGGATATTATATCGAAATTACAAATACTCACCTTAATAAAATTCCCGAAAATTATGTGCGAAAGCAAACTTTGCGAAATGCCGAGCGTTACATTACCGATGAATTAAAAGAATTTGAAACCAAAATATTAAATGCTGAAGAAAAAATATCCGAAATTGAAAATTCATTATTTAATCAAGTAATTATTAAAATTGCCGAAAGCACAAAACAAATTCAAAATAATGCGATTGTAATTGCAACTATAGACTGTTTACAATCACTCGCCGAAATCGCCAAAATAAATAATTATGTCAAACCGGAAATTACCGAAGAAACCGTTTTAGAACTAGTTAAAGCTCGCCATCCCGTTGTTGAGAAATTGCTCAAAGAGGGCGACCATTTTACTCCAAATTCTACCGAAATGAACACTGATGATAATTTAATTCATATTATCACAGGTCCTAATATGTCCGGTAAGTCGTGCTATTTGCGACAGGTCGCGGTAAATGTATTGCTAGCCCAAATTGGCGGATATGTCGCAGCAGAATCGGCAAAAATCGGCGTTGTGGATAAGATTTTCACTCGAATCGGAGCTCAAGATAATATCACAGCCGGAGAAAGTACATTTTTGGTGGAAATGCAAGAAGCTGCAAATATCATGAATAATGCAACTGAACGTAGCTTGATTCTGCTCGACGAAGTCGGTCGCGGAACTGCAACTTTTGACGGGATTTCCATCGCGTGGTCAATCGCCGAGCACATTCATAACAAAATTAAAGCGAAAACCTTATTCGCCACTCACTACCACGAATTGAACGATTTATCAGAACGTTACTCGGGCATAAAAAATTACAAGGTTGAGGTAATCGAAACAGGCTCAGACATTATTTTCTCCCATAACGTCGTTCCCGGTGCAAGTGATTATAGTTTTGGCATTCATGTAGCCAAAATGGCAGGTATGCCGTACGAAGTGATTTCGCGGGCAGATGAAATTATGGCTACACTCGACGAAGAAAAACATGGTACTGAGCGTAAAAACAAGCCCGATATGAAATCCATTAAAACCACAAAACCCAAGCACAGCGAAGACCAATTGGCTATTTTCGAATTTCGTGATGATGAGATGCGTCAACGAATTGCAGCAATAAAAATTGACCATCTGACTCCGGTACAGGCGTTCAACTTAATCGTAGAATTGCACAGAGAAGCCCACATGAAGCAATAAGCTTCACTTTTCCACACTAACACTACCTCAACAAATATTCATTGACTTAGAGCGTCAATAATACAGTTTAAAACTAAATTGAAAGGACTATGGAAGGAAATTTTTCAAATAGAGTAAATGATGTAATAAGACTCAGCCGAGAGGAAGCGATTCGTCTCGGACATGACTACATTGGTACTGAGCATCTTTTGCTGGGTATCATTCGCGAAGGCGATGGAATGGCTGTACGTATCCTGAAAGGTTTGGGTACAGACTTGTTTAAATTGAAAAAAGGAATTGAAGATACTGTCAGACAATCGAGTAATACTATAACTATCGGCAATATTCCACTTACAAAACAAGCTGAGAAGGTACTTAAAATTACTTATCTCGAAGCTAAATTATTCAAATCCGAAACTATTGGCACAGAGCATTTGCTACTGTCGCTCTTGAGAGATGAAGAAAATATTGCTGCCCAAATATTATCGCAATTTACTGTTAATTATGATGCTGCTCGCCGTGAATTAGACGGCATTATGAGTGGTCAACCTCAATTCATGCGTCCTCAGCAAGGTGCAACTCCTGTTTCGAAAGCTACGAAGGAAAAGGCTAAGACTCCCGTGATTGACAATTTCGGACGTGATTTGACTAAACTCGCATTGGAAGGCAAACTTGACCCCGTGATTGGTCGATTGAAGGAAATCGAGCGTGTATCGCAAGTGCTATCACGTCGCAAGAAGAACAACCCTGTCTTAATAGGCGAACCCGGTGTTGGTAAAACTGCGATTGTGGAAGGCTTGGCGCTGAAAATCGTTCAGAAAAAAGTTTCTCGTGCCTTGTTCGACAAACGGATTGTGACTCTTGACCTTGCTTCACTTGTTGCAGGCACAAAGTATCGCGGGCAGTTTGAAGAGCGTATGAAAGCGGTAATCAATGAATTGGAAAAAGCTAAAGATGTGATTTTGTTTATAGATGAGATTCACACTATCGTTGGTGCCGGCGGTGCCAGCGGCTCGCTCGATGCTTCGAATATGTTCAAACCCGCATTATCACGCGGCGACATTCAGTGCATCGGTGCTACAACTTTAGACGAATACCGCCAGTATATCGAAAAAGATGGTGCCTTAGACCGCAGATTCCAAAAAATCTTGGTTGACCCGCCATCATCGGATGAAACTTTGCAAATTTTGAATAATATCAAGGACAAATACGAAGAGCATCACAGCGTGGTTTACACAAATGATGCTATCGAAGCCTGCGTAAGATTTGCCGAAAGGTATATCACAGA from Candidatus Kapaibacterium sp. encodes:
- the mtgA gene encoding monofunctional biosynthetic peptidoglycan transglycosylase, with product MIGKIFRIIIYYSLLFIIFSVALVVVYKYVNPPLTPLIIIRSVESIADGKLQFIEREWVDYDEVSPNLIRAIIAAEDARFMTHYGIDWKAVKEAQNYNKRQKGKKKRGASTVTMQTAKNTFLNHSRNYVRKAFEAYFTYLIEAIWDKKRIIEIYVNVVEWGDGVYGAEAASKKFFGKSAINLSRREAALLASVLPNPNRWSPAKPTNYINKRVNMISGRMNSVQIPS
- a CDS encoding dipeptidase; protein product: MSDYIQFIESNKDRFFTELVDFLKIPSVSSQTEHNQDTRKAADWLVTQLNDIGMPRVELYETAGHPVVYAEDLRAGADAKTVLIYGHYDVQPVDPIELWNSPPFEPVVNNGKIYARGSSDDKGQVFAHIKAVEAYQKTNAKLPVNVKFMIEGEEECGSNNLDVFIRKHKEMLKCDTVMVSDTEWFAEGLPSICYSLRGLSYIEITVTGPNRDLHSGTYGGAVDNPLNVLCDIISSLKDKYGRITIPGFYDDVKPLTSEEREGFAKLPFNYEEYTEELGVAEGNGEFGFTTLERTWARPTLDLNGIYGGYTGEGAKTILPSKASAKISMRLVPYQNHEDITAKITNHLKAITPPTVKLDITPLHGGNPVMIELESEGLNAAKRAMNRAFGKDPIMMREGGSIPIVEMFGSELNAPTILMGIGLPSDNIHSPNESFSIDNFFGGIKASAIFLEEFAK
- the mutS gene encoding DNA mismatch repair protein MutS; its protein translation is MMKESKTPLGRQYNQIKQKYPNTILLFRLGDFYETFGDDAVITAAVCGITLTKRNNGAGADTPLAGFPYHQLDAYLPKIVKAGHRVAVCEQLEDPKKAKGIVKRGVVEVVTPGVALYDKLLETKSNNYIISLYAKDLKSYIKQIGIAITDISTGEFSVTEIESTKLNDVLVSLNPAEILVSKEQKDYFTSELSAMNFTPVMTKIEHWIFEYNFTLDILLRHFKISSLKGFGIDELNYGISAAGALLNYVSETQNSVIGHISTINRYNVEKYMQLDKSTRRNLEILFSQTDNSSSSLVSVIDKTITPQGSRMIRKWLSMPLVYSKDILKRQNSVTYFYDNDNIRKDLQKLMQEIGDIERLITKICTARANPRDVVALKNSLAKIPMISEMLKSSSNAEIINLINNFLNTDDVVELIQNSFIDDPTAQLGTGRVFRDGYDEELDSYLTAKYSAKKWLDDYQEKEKRRTEIPSLKVGFTSVFGYYIEITNTHLNKIPENYVRKQTLRNAERYITDELKEFETKILNAEEKISEIENSLFNQVIIKIAESTKQIQNNAIVIATIDCLQSLAEIAKINNYVKPEITEETVLELVKARHPVVEKLLKEGDHFTPNSTEMNTDDNLIHIITGPNMSGKSCYLRQVAVNVLLAQIGGYVAAESAKIGVVDKIFTRIGAQDNITAGESTFLVEMQEAANIMNNATERSLILLDEVGRGTATFDGISIAWSIAEHIHNKIKAKTLFATHYHELNDLSERYSGIKNYKVEVIETGSDIIFSHNVVPGASDYSFGIHVAKMAGMPYEVISRADEIMATLDEEKHGTERKNKPDMKSIKTTKPKHSEDQLAIFEFRDDEMRQRIAAIKIDHLTPVQAFNLIVELHREAHMKQ